Genomic DNA from Klebsiella variicola:
AGGGGAAATTCAAAAAAACTTTTCGTTCGCTCGATTTTCCATCACAACGCGAGTTTTACGCGCTATTTGCGCGCCATTTGTGCGATTTCCCGAGCAAACCGGGATACCTGTTGCCAGTCGGTATAGACCACTTCTTTGCGGGTATCCGTTTCCCCCCCGGTCATTTTCATAATCAGGCGGATCATAAACCGATCGTACCAGCTGTAGCGCGGGTAGCGCAGCGCGCCGGCAAATACCGCGCAGCTCTGCGGCTGCCACGGCGAGTTCAGCAGAAACTTACGCGTATAGCTGTTGGTCTGCGGCGTGCGCTTCTCGGGTTTACGCGCCACCAGGTTAACAGAGAAGAATGCTCCCGGCAGCGCCTGCAATGATGCCAGATGCTTTTTCACAAAGCGGTCCACCGCCGGATGAAAGTGCCCGTAGCGAATCGACGCGCCGATGACCACCCGATCGTAGTGATGCCATTCGACGACATCGGTACGGTTCAGGTTCAAGGTGTCCGCGTCGATGCCCAGCTCTTTCAGCTCGGAGGCCAGAAACGAAGCGATTTCACGGGTCTGCCCGTCGCGGGTGGAGAAGAGTATTAAAGTTTTCACGAGCACTCCTGTTATTCGCGCCAGAAAGTGGGAGTAAAGAGCACCAGTAAGGTGAACACTTCCAGACGACCAAACAGCATATTAGCAATCAGGATCCATTTCGCGACCGGGTTCATAGTGGCAAAGTTGTCCGCGACAACGCCAAGCCCAGGCCCGAGGTTGTTCAACGTCGCCACCACGGAGGCGAAGGCAGAGAAATCATCCACCCCGGTGGCGATAATAGCCAACATACTAATGATAAAGACCAGCGCATAGGCGGAGAAGAACCCCCACACGGCTTCAAGAATACGTTCCGGCAAGGCGCGGTTACCTAACTTGATGCTATAAACCGCATTCGGGTGTACCAGACGCTTAAGCTCACGGTTGCCCTGCTTAAACAGCAACAGGATACGGATCACCTTTAAGCCACCGCCCGTGGAACCGGCACAGCCGCCGATAAATGCGGAGCAGAGCAGCAACACCGGCAGGAATAGCGGCCAGCGCGCAATGCTATCGGTAGTGAATCCCGCGGTGGTCGCCATCGACACCACCTGGAAAAATGCCTGATTCAGCGTCGTCAGCACCGACCCATACACGTTATGAAGCCATAGCACCAGCGTACAGATGATGACCAGCGTCAACTGGACGCCAATGAACATGCGAAATTCTGGGTCGCGCCAGTACACCTTCAGGCTGCGTCCGCTCAATAACGAAAAATGCAGACCGTAGTTACAGCCAGAGATCAGCAAAAAGATCGCGATGATAGAGTTAATCATCGGGCTATTGAAATAGCCGACGCTGGCATCGTGAGTCGAGAAACCGCCGATGGCGATAGTGGCAAAGCTGTGCCCAATCGCATCGAACGCCGGCATACCGGCAAACCAGAGCGCCAATGCGCAGGCTATCGTCAATAACACATAGATTAGCCACAGCGTCTTCGCCGTCTCGGCGATACGCGGGCGCATCTTGTTGTCTTTCAACGGACCGGGCATTTCCGCGCGGTAGAGCTGCATCCCCCCTACGCCGAGGATAGGCAGAATCGCCACCGCCAGCACAATGATCCCCATGCCGCCGAACCATTGCAGCATCTGCCGGTAAAAGAGGATTGCATGAGGTAATGAGTCCAAACCCACCAGGGTGGTCGCTCCGGTCGTCGTCAGGCCGGAAAATGACTCGAAGAAGGCATCGGTCACCGTCAGGTTCGGCTGCTCGGCGAAAATAAAGGGCAAGGCCCCCACGCTCCCCAGCACGGTCCAGAACAGCACCACAATCAGAAACCCTTCGCGGGATTTCAGTTCGCCTTTTTGTTTACGATTCGGCCACCACAGCATGGAGCCAATCGCCAGCGCAACAAAAAAGGTTTGCGTGAAGGCCCGCCCCGCGCCATCGCGATATATCAGGGCCACTAATCCCGGAACGATCATCGTCCCCGAAAATAAGATGACCAACAGTCCAACGATTCGGGTTATGGCGCGAAAATGCATCTCTGGCGCTTCCTTTGATAGGCAAAAAAACAGAGGGGATTATTCGTCAATCTTCAGTAATTGCAATGAACCGCGACTAAAATCAGCCAGTTTTGCTGAAAAAGCCGCCACTTCGGCCCGGGGAAGCGCCACGCGCAGCCGAACCGACGCCAGATATTCGCTTTCGACTACCTTCCCGGAGAATTGGGCGAGCAGCGCTTCGATACCGGCCAGTTGCCCATACTCACATTGCAAAGTATATGCTGTTAACGGTGTCTTGCGCTGCGTCGTCAGCTGCGCCAGCGCCTGATGAACACCGCCGCCATAGGCTTTCACCAGGCCGCCAGTGCCCAGCAGGATACCACCGTAGTAGCGCACGACGACAGCGGTTATCTCACCCACGCCGCACCCCATCAGTTGCGCCAGCATCGGTTTACCCGCCGTCCCCGCCGGTTCGCCATCGTCAGAAAACCCCAGCTGTTGCGAATCATCAGGCGGCCCGGCGACCCACGCCACGCAGTGGTGGCGGGCATCAGGGTGATCCGCTCTGACGGACTCGACAAACGCTTTTGCCGCCGCCACGCCGTCGGTATGCGCCAACAGCGTGATAAAACGGCTTTTTTTAATCTCCTCAACGACGGTAACCGGCGCCGCCGGGATTAACCAGCTTTCCATTACGCCAGCTTCAGATCGCGCGTCATATTTTCAATGCTGTTTTCGTGAACCACCACGTTATCTTCGATACGGATCCCGCCAAACGGCTTCATGGCGTCAATTTTCTGCCAGTTGAAGTGCTTGCTGAACGGGCCTTCACGCCACGGCGCCAGTAACGACTCGATGAAGTAGATGCCGGGTTCAATAGTCAGCACCATGCGCGGCTCGATAATACGGGTGCAGCGCAGATACGGGTATTTCGACGGCGCCGCCAGATGCGTACCGGTGTCATCCTGCATAAAGCCAGCGACATCATGCACCTGCAGACCCAGCGGATGGCCAATCCCGTGCGGCATAAACGGCCCGGTCAGGTCATTCTCCACCATCGCCTCTTCGCTTATGTCGGTAACCAACTGGTGTTTACGCAGTAGCTTTGCGATGCGCTGATGGAACTGGATATGGTAATCAACATAACGAGTCCCGGCCTTCATGGTGCTAATCAGCGCCAGCTGCTCGTCATTAACGTCTTTGATCAGATGGGCAAAGTCGTTGTCGCCGTGCGCCGCCCAGGTTCGCGTCAGATCCGCGGCATAGCCGTTATATTCTGCGCCAGCGTCGAGCAGGAAGCTGCGCATCTCCGCCGGGGCGCGATGATCCAGTTTGGTGTAGTGCAGGACGGAGGCATGCTCATTCAGCGCGACAATGTTGCTGTAAGGCACGTCGGTATCGCGGTGACCAGTGGCGGTGAGATAGGCCTGGTTGATATCGAATTCGCTCATCCCGGACTGGAAAGCTTCATAGGCCGCGCGATGACCATTGACCGCCGATTTCTGCGCTTCACGCATACAGGCCAGCTCGTAATCCGTTTTGTAAGCCCGATAGTAGTGCAGGTAATCGATAACCCCTTTCGGGTTGATCTTATCCGCAGCGATACCCAGCCCCAGCGCGCGCTCCGGTACCGGCCCAATATAACCGATATTACCGCGAGCGGCAGGTAGCTGGCTGCCGATGCCATCGGCCTTCGGCAGAGCAATGACGTCAACTTCTTCGGTCCAGAATGCGGTCGGTAGCGGCTCGACGTTGTGCCAGTAATCGACCGGCAGATAGAACCACAGCTTCGGTTTGTTAACGCCATCCACCAGCAGCCAGCAGTTAGGCACCTGCGTCACTGGCACCCAGGCTTTGAACTGCGGATTGACCTTGAACGGGTACGGGTGGTCGTCAAGGAAGACGTTAACCAGCTCACCGGAGTGAATCAGCAGCGCATCCATCTGAAAACGGGCCAGCACGTCGCGGGTACGTTCTTGTAGGGTAACAATATGATTTTTATAGAGCGCGGACAGGGATTCCATCTTTCATCCTTTGCTTTTATGGGATCGTGATACTCCGCATCTTAGCACATCACCCTGCGTGCGGGTGATTTCCGCCGGATGTGATCCGACCAGCAATTATTTAAAGAGTAATTTGCAATTCTTTAACATAAATTCCACACTCCGTTTCATCTGGTATGACCAGATCATATTGCTGGATTCAGGAGACTGACATGCTCTACAAAGGCGACACCCTGTACCTCGACTGGCTGGAAGATGGCATCGCCGAACTGGTGTTCGATGCCCCAGGTTCGGTCAACAAGCTTGATACCGCAACCGTAGCCAGCCTCGGTCACGCGCTGGACGTACTGGAAAAACAAAACGATCTCAAAGGTCTGCTGCTGCGCTCTGAAAAAGCGGCGTTTATCGTCGGCGCGGATATCACCGAATTCCTCTCGCTGTTCCTGGTCCCTGAGGAGCAGTTAAGCCAGTGGTTGCATTTTGCTAACAGCGTTTTCAATCGTCTGGAAGATCTTCCCGTCCCGACGATCTCTGCCGTCAATGGTTACGCGCTGGGCGGCGGTTGTGAATGCGTCCTGGCGACCGATTACCGCCTGGCGACGCCGGATCTGCGTATCGGTCTGCCGGAAACCAAGCTTGGCATTATGCCGGGCTTCGGCGGTTCTGTGCGTCTGCCACGCTTGCTCGGCGCCGATAGCGCGCTGGAAATTATTGCCGCCGGGAAAGACGTCGGCGCCGATCAGGCGCTGAAAATCGGCCTGGTGGATGGTGTGGTCGCAGCGGAAAAACTGCGTGACGGCGCGCTGGCGATCCTGCGTCAGGCGATTAATGGCGATCTGGACTGGAAAGCAAAACGTCAGCCGAAACTAGAGCCGCTGAAGCTCAGCAAAATTGAAGCTACCATGAGCTTCACGATTGCCAAAGGCATGGTCGCACAAACTGCCGGGAAACATTACCCGGCGCCGATCACCGCGGTGAAAACCATTGAAGCCGCCGCACGTCTTGGTCGTGAAGAAGCCCTGGTGCTGGAAAATAAAAGCTTTGTCCCGCTGGCCCATACCAATGAGGCCCGCGCGCTGGTTGGTATCTTCCTGAACGACCAGTACGTCAAAGCGAAAGCGAAAAAGTTGACCAAAGATGTCGAGACGCCGAAGCATGCTGCTGTCCTGGGCGCTGGCATTATGGGCGGCGGTATCGCATACCAGTCGGCCTGGAAAGGCGTGCCGGTGGTGATGAAAGACATTAGCGACAAATCGCTGACCCTGGGCATGACCGAAGCGGCGAAACTGCTGAATAAACAGCTGGAACGCGGCAAAATCGACGGTCTGAAGCTGACCGGAGTGATCAGCACCATTCAGCCAACCCTGGAATACAGCGGTTTTGATCGCGTCGACGTGGTTGTTGAAGCGGTGGTCGAAAACCCGAAAGTGAAGAAAGCGGTGCTGGCCGAAACCGAGGCAAAAGTGCGCCCGGATACCGTGCTGGCATCCAACACCTCAACAATCCCCATCAGCGAACTGGCCAGCGTTCTGCAACGCCCGGAAAACTTCTGCGGTATGCACTTCTTTAACCCGGTGCATCGCATGCCGCTGGTTGAAGTGATCCGCGGCGAAAAAACCTCGGATAAGACCATTGCCAAAGTTGTGGCCTGGGCCAGCAAAATGGGCAAAACGCCGATCGTGGTCAATGATTGTCCCGGCTTCTTCGTTAATCGCGTGCTGTTCCCCTACTTCGCCGGCTTCAGCCAGCTGCTGCGCGACGGGGCGGATTTCCGCAAAGTCGACAAAGTGATGGAAAAACAGTTTGGCTGGCCAATGGGCCCGGCCTATCTGCTGGACGTGGTCGGCATCGATACCGCCCACCATGCTCAGGCCGTGATGGCGGCGGGCTTCCCGCAGCGGATGCAGAAAGATTATCGCGACGCCATCGACGCCCTGTTTGACGCCAACCGTTTCGGCCAGAAGAACGGCCTCGGTTTCTGGCGTTATAAAGAAGACAGCAAAGGTAAGCCGAAGAAAGAAGAAGACGCTGCCGTCGACGGCCTGCTGGCCGACGTCAGCCAGCCGAAGCACGATTTCAGCGATGAAGAGATTATCGCCCGCATGATGATCCCGATGGTTAACGAAGTCGTCCGCTGCCTGGAAGAAGGCATTATCGCCAGCCCGGCGGAAGCGGATATGGCGCTGGTATACGGCCTGGGCTTCCCTCCGTTCCACGGCGGCGCATTCCGCTGGCTGGACACCATCGGCAGCGCGAAGTATCTCGATATGGCACAGCAATACCAGCACCTTGGCCCGCTGTATGAAGTGCCAGCCGGTCTGCGTGACAAAGCGCGCCATAACGAAGCGTATTATCCCCAGGTAGAGCCAGCCCGTCCGGTTGGCGCTCTGAAAACGGCTTAAGGAGTCACAATGGAACAGGTTGTCATTGTCGATGCAATTCGCACCCCGATGGGCCGTTCGAAGGGCGGCGCCTTTCGCAACGTGCGTGCGGAAGACCTCTCCGCGCACCTGATGCGTAGCCTGCTTTCGCGTAACCCGTCGCTTGAGGCGAGCGCGATTGACGATATTTACTGGGGCTGCGTGCAACAAACGCTGGAGCAGGGTTTCAACATTGCGCGTAACGCCGCGCTGCTGGCAGAAATCCCGCACTCGGTACCGGCGACGACGGTTAACCGTCTGTGCGGTTCCTCCATGCAGGCGCTGCACGATGCGGCCCGTATGATCATGACCGGCGATGCCAGCGTCTGCCTGATTGGCGGCGTTGAGCACATGGGCCATGTGCCAATGAGCCACGGTGTCGATTTCCATCCGGGCCTCAGCCGTAATGTGGCGAAAGCCGCCGGCATGATGGGGCTGACCGCGGAAATGCTGGCGCGTCTGCACGGCATCAGCCGCGAAATGCAGGATCAGTTCGCCGCACGCTCTCACGCTCGCGCCTGGGCGGCGACGCAATCAGGCGCCTTCAAAGCCGAGATTATCCCGACCGGTGGCCACGATGCCGATGGCGTACTGAAGTCTTTTAACTATGACGAAGTGATCCGCCCGGAAACCACCGTCGAAGCGCTGGCGGCGCTGAGACCGGCATTTGATCCGGTGACCGGCACGGTAACGGCAGGCACCTCTTCCGCCCTTTCTGACGGCGCGGCGGCAATGCTGCTGATGAGCGAAAGCCGCGCCCGCGAGCTGGGGCTGAAGCCACGCGCCCGCGTCCGTTCGATGGCGGTGGTCGGCTGCGACCCGTCCATTATGGGTTATGGCCCGGTTCCGGCCTCAAAGCTGGCGCTGAAAAAAGCGGGCTTATCCACCAGCGATATCGACGTCTTTGAAATGAATGAAGCGTTTGCCGCGCAGATCCTGCCGTGTATTAAAGATCTGGGCTTAATGGAGCAGATTGACGAGAAGATCAACCTCAACGGCGGCGCGATCGCGCTCGGACATCCGCTGGGCTGCTCCGGGGCGCGCATTAGCACCACGTTGATCAATCAGATGGAACGCAAAGACGCTCAGTTCGGTCTGGCGACCATGTGTATCGGTTTAGGTCAGGGTATTGCCACTGTGTTTGAGCGGATTTAATCGAAGGGTTATCTCAACGCCATTGCGACCAGAAGCAGGCAGCAATGGCGAAGAGAGCAGGTTTAGTTGCCGTTCTTCCCGCCTGTCAGGGGCGGGTTTTTTATTTTCAGATAAACGCAAACGCATCGCCAAACAGGCGATCTTCACGCGCGCCGCGTTCGTTGCAGAACAGGTCGCGGGCAATCTTGGCCATCTCAAAACGACCGGCAATGTAGATATCATGCTCGGCCAGCGTGCCGTAATCCTGCAGCACGGCAGTCAGTACCGTACCGGAACGACCGCGCCACCCTTCTTCCGGTTGCTCGACCACCGGCTCGATGCGCAGATTCGGATGCTTGATGCTTAACGCTTCCAGCTCGGCCAGATCGTACAAATGCTTAGCCTCGCGGCCGCCCCAATAAATGGCGATATCGCGATCCGGGTTACGCGCCAGCGCGGTTAACAGAATAGAACGCACATAAGAGAAACCGGTGCCGCCGGCGATCAGAATCAGCGGGCGATCTTCGTCATCGCGCAGCCACGCTTCGCCATGCGGAATATCAACCTCAATTTCACGCTCTTTCAGAATGCGATCCATCACCGCCATCGCATACAGATTGAGTTCAGAAGCACCGATATGCAGCTCGATAAACTCGTGCTCTGACGGCGTGGAAGCCATAGAGAACGGACGCTTATCGCGCTCGTCCATTACCACCATCAGATACTGGCCAGCGCGGAAAGAGAATGCCGCTTCCGGTACTAATCGAACGCGATACACGGTATCGGTAATCGCCTCCACTGAGGTCACTTTACAGCTTAAGGTTGTCATGCGTCCCCTCTGTCGGGTCTATAGAGCAAAACAGCGGCGTTAGCCCCGCTTACTGTTATTTAAAGATGGCCAGTTCATCCCAGATGGCGTCGATGCGCGCCGTCACCTGAGGATCTTTTTTGATTGGACGACCCCATTCACGCTGGGTTTCGCCAGGCCATTTATTTGTGGCATCCAGCCCCATTTTTGAACCCAGGCCGGAAACCGGCGAGGCAAAATCCAGATAATCTATTGGCGTATTTTCTACCAGTACCGTATCACGAGCCGGGTCCATACGGGTAGTAATCGCCCAAATCACGTCGTTCCAGTCGCGTGCGTTGACGTCGTCATCGCATACGATCACGAATTTGGTATACATGAACTGGCGCAGGAATGACCAGACGCCCATCATCACGCGCTTGGCATGGCCCGCGTACTGTTTTTTCATGGTCACCACCGCCAGGCGATAAGAACACCCTTCCGGCGGCAGATAAAAGTCGACGATTTCCGGGAACTGCTTTTGCAGAATGGGCACAAAGACTTCGTTCAGCGCCACGCCCAGCACCGCAGGTTCATCCGGCGGACGACCGGTATAGGTCGAATGATAAATCGCGTCTTCGCGCTGGGTAATGTGGGTTACCGTAAACACCGGGAAGCTATCCACTTCATTGTAGTAGCCAGTATGATCGCCATACGGGCCTTCCGGCGCCATCTCACCGGCCTCAATGTAACCTTCGAGCACAATTTCCGCGCTGGCCGGGACTTCAAGGTCATTGGAAACGCACTTCACCACTTCGGTCTTGGTGCCGCGCAGCAAGCCTGCGAAAGCATATTCCGACAGGGTATCGGGCACCGGCGTCACCGCGCCCAGAATGGTCGCCGGATCGGCGCCAAGCGCCACGGATACAGGGAAACGCTCGCCAGGATGCGCCGCGCACCACTCCTGGAAATCCAGGGCGCCGCCGCGGTGAGACAACCACCGCATGATGAGTTTATTTTTGCCGATCAGCTGCTGGCGATAAATACCCAGATTTTGCCGCTCCTTGTGCGGGCCTCGGGTCACCGTCAGCCCCCAGGTGATCAGCGGCGCGGCATCTTCAGGCCAGCAGGTCATAATCGGGATTTTATTCAGGTCGACGTCATCGCCCTGGATGATTTTTTGTTGGCAGGGCGCACCGCGCAGGCGTTTGGTCGGCATATTCAGCACTTGCTTGAACTGCGGCAGCTTATCAAACAGATCGCGGAAGCCTTTTGGCGGCTCCGGCTCTTTCAGAAAGGCCAATAGCTTCCCGACTTCCCGTAGCGAACTGACGTCTTCCTGGCCCATCCCTAGCGCCACACGACGCGGCGTGCCAAACAGATTGCACAGCACCGGCATCGAGTAGCCTTTCGGGTTTTCAAACAGCAGCGCCGGGCCACCGGCACGCAGGGTCCGGTCGGCAATTTCGGTGATTTCCAGATGAGGATCGACCGGCAGAGTGATACGTTTTAGTTCGCCCTGTTGTTCCAGGAGTGTCAGAAAGTCGCGAAGATCGTGGTATTTCATGAAAGTGTTATTGACCTCTCTACAGGCGGCTAATTATACGGTGTTCGACGGCGCGATGCTGTAATTTTGTTAAATTAGCGTGAAAGAACGCTGAAATTTGGATTTCAATTATAATGGCTTTCGCGATTACACCAGCCATTTGTTATGCTTGCCGTTATTAGAAGTGGAATGAGTCATTATGCAAGCCTGGTACTTACTGTATTGCAAACGTGGGCAGCTACAACGAGCCCAGGAACATCTGGAACGTCAGTCAGTTAACTGCCTGATGCCGACGATTGCGCTGGAAAAAATCATTCGCGGTAAACGCACCATGGTCAGCGAACCGCTGTTCCCGAACTACCTGTTTATTGAGTTCGATCCAGAGGTGATTCATACCACTACCATCAGCGCCACCCGCGGGGTTAACAACTTCGTGCGCTTTGGCGCCCTGCCCGCTGTCGTTCCCTCGGCGGTGATTCATCAGCTCTCTATCTACAAACCAGAAGGCATTACCGACCCGGAAACGCCGCATGAGGGCGATAGCGTGCTAATCACCGACGGCGCGTTCGAAGGCTTACAGGCTATCTTCACCGAGCCGGACGGCGAAGCTCGTTCTATGTTGCTGTTAAACCTGCTGAATAAGCAAGTCCTGCAGAGCGTTAAAAATACCGACTTCCAGAAAATCTAAACGCCGTTAACGTCGATGCCAAACAGCGTCCTGACGTTTGCGTCCGTTTGCGCCTCCAGCCATTGCGTCTCTTCGCCCCGCCAGCTCGCGACGCTGGCCAGGATATGCGGCAAATACGCGGGCTCGTTACGCCGCGAGGCCGGTCTCGGCTTGAGGTCGCGAGGCAGCAGATAAGGCGCATCGGTCTCCAGCAGCAGACGTTCCGCCGGGATCGCCGGCAGCAGCTCGCGCAGCTCCAGTCCCCGCCGCTCATCGCATACCCAACCGGTAATACCGATAAACAGGCCCAGATCCAGGCATTCCTGCACCTCGCTGCGGCTGCCGGTAAAGCAGTGCAGCACCGCGCCCGGGATCTTCTCAAGCCAGGGTTTAAGCAACGCCAGAAACCGGTCGTGGGCGTCGCGGCAGTGTAAAAACACCGGCATCGACAGCTCAGCGGCCAGCGCCAGCTGGGCGCTGAACGCTGCCTCCTGCTCCTGCGGCGTGGAGAAATTACGGTTGAAATCCAGACCGCACTCACCTATCGCCACCACCTGTGGCTCGCGGGCGAGGGTATAAATCGCCTCGGCGACCGCTGGCGACCAGCTGCTGCCGTCATGGGGATGAACCCCTGCCGTGGACCAGCAACCGGAATAATGGCTCGCCATTCTCTGGGCCTGCTGGCTCTCCGGCAAATTTGTGCCGGTCAGCAGCATGCCGTGAACCCCCGCCGCCCGGGCGCGCGCCACCACCTCATCATGGTCGCGGGAAAACTGCGAACTGGTGAGATTAACGCCGATATCAAACATGATCGCTCCCATATGACAACCGCCCTGACGGGCGGTTGGCGGTATTACTCTTCTCTGTGCTCCGCGGCTTCAGCTTCGGCCGCAGCGTCGTCATCACGCGTCAGGCGCTTCCCGGTGTAGAAGCGGGCGAAGAACACCCCGACTTCAAACAGACAGTACATCGGAATGGCCAGCAGCGTCTGCGAGAATACGTCCGGCGGTGTCAGCAGCATGCCCACCACGAAGGCGCCCACCAGCACATACGGCCGTTTTTTGCGCAGTTCTTCCGGCGTAGTAACGCCCATCCAGCAGAGCAGCACAATGGCGACCGGTACCTCAAAAGAGACCCCGAAAGCCATAAACAGCGCCATCACGAAGTCGAGATAGCTGCGGATATCGGTCGAGACCAGCACCCCCTCTGGGGCAGCATGGGTCAGGAAGCCGAACGCCAGCGGAAACACGACAAAATAAGCGAAAGCCATGCCGATATAGAACAGCAGCGTACTGGATACCAGTAAAGGCACCACCAGCCGGCGCTCGTGCTTATACAGCGCCGGCGCGACGAAGGCCCATACCTGGTAAAGAATAATCGGCACTGACAGGATCACCGACACCATGAAGGTCAGCTTTATCGGCGTAAAGAAAGGTGAAGCGACATCAGTGGCGATCATCGTCGCGCCTACCGGCATCTTGCTGATAAGCGGGGCCGAGACCAGCTGGTAGATATCATTGGCGAAATAGACCAGCGCCAGGAAGATCACCAGGATAGCAATGATGCTGTTGAGCAGACGCTTGCGCAGCTCAATCAGATGCGAAATTAGCGGTTGTGTATCGTCTACGCCCATGTTTACGGTTTATCACTCGATGCGGGGGAAGAATGAGGGGCTGCCGCCGTAGCGGATGTTTTCTCTGCCGGAAGTTCAGCCGGTGAAGCGGGTTGCTCATCGGCGACAGGATCCGGCGCATGAGCCGGAGCGCTGGCCTGATGTTCTGCCGTCGCCGGCGTGACGTCCTGGCGCTGCGCTTCACTGCCTTTCACCACCGGATTAAGGATGGTATTGGCTTCGTCGCTGGCCTTTTCAGGATCGTGGGCGCTATAGGAGCGCTTCATCGACTCCGCGGCCTCGCGCAGTTCATCCATGGAGGCTTTCAGCTCCGGCGTCAGGTTATTCAGGCTGGCCTTTTCCACCTTCTTGAGGCTCTCCTGGAACTCCTGCAGTTTTAGCTCCTGGGCCAGCTCATTTTGTACCGTGGTCGCCAGCGAGCGTAGCGTACGGATCCAGCCAACCACCGTTTTAACCGCGACGGGAAGCCGCTGTGGCCCCAGAACAATGAGGCCAATCACAAACACCAGCAGTAGTTCACTAAAACCAATATCGAACACGAGTTACACCTGCTCTTTGTCGTGGCGTTTTGTCTCGTCTTTTTTTGCATCATCCTGTTTATCGGCGATGGTTTTCGCCGTGAAATCTGCGTCTGGCGCCGACTTTTCGGGTTTATCATCATCACTCATGGCTTTTTTAAAGCCTTTGATAGATGCCCCTAAGTCTGACCCCAGTGAGCTCAGCTTCTTCGTCCCAAAAAGCAGAACTACGATGACGACAACAATTAATAACTGCCAAATACTGATACCACCCATACACGTTCCCCTATGACAGATGATGAATTATGTGGACGCATTATACACGCCATCCTGCGAGCCGCCTCTTCGTCAGGCGACTGGCATGATTTTGCGCAAATAAGCCTGCGTCATGAAGAGGCGAACCGATCAGTGGGTTTTCCGCCAGCCAATCAGCCAGGTCACCACACCGCCGGCCATCAACCAGCCGGGCATCATTCCCCACTCAGGGCGATGGATAAAGAGCAGCGTACCACTGAGCAATAAAACCGCGCCTATACCAAACAGATAACGGGATTGGCCCTGGCGCACATGACGCACATGCATATCCCGCACGATGGTATCGACGCTGGTCTGCAGCTGTTTGCTCTGCTGCAGGCTCTGATACACCAGCTCAGGTATTTCAGGCATTCTTTCGATCCAGAACGGCGCTTTGTCTTTAAACGCGCGCACCAGCGCCGGAATGCCGACCTGATCTTTGATCCACGACTCGAGGAAAGGCTTCGCCGTTTTCCACAAGTCTAACTGAGGATAGAGCTGCCGGCCTACCCCTTCTACGTAAAGTAATGTCTTCTGTAGTAAAACGAGCTGCGGCTGGACTTCCATATTGAAACGCCGCGCGGTATTGAACAGATTAAGCAGCACGTGGCCG
This window encodes:
- the hemG gene encoding menaquinone-dependent protoporphyrinogen IX dehydrogenase, whose translation is MKTLILFSTRDGQTREIASFLASELKELGIDADTLNLNRTDVVEWHHYDRVVIGASIRYGHFHPAVDRFVKKHLASLQALPGAFFSVNLVARKPEKRTPQTNSYTRKFLLNSPWQPQSCAVFAGALRYPRYSWYDRFMIRLIMKMTGGETDTRKEVVYTDWQQVSRFAREIAQMARK
- the trkH gene encoding Trk system potassium transporter TrkH, whose translation is MHFRAITRIVGLLVILFSGTMIVPGLVALIYRDGAGRAFTQTFFVALAIGSMLWWPNRKQKGELKSREGFLIVVLFWTVLGSVGALPFIFAEQPNLTVTDAFFESFSGLTTTGATTLVGLDSLPHAILFYRQMLQWFGGMGIIVLAVAILPILGVGGMQLYRAEMPGPLKDNKMRPRIAETAKTLWLIYVLLTIACALALWFAGMPAFDAIGHSFATIAIGGFSTHDASVGYFNSPMINSIIAIFLLISGCNYGLHFSLLSGRSLKVYWRDPEFRMFIGVQLTLVIICTLVLWLHNVYGSVLTTLNQAFFQVVSMATTAGFTTDSIARWPLFLPVLLLCSAFIGGCAGSTGGGLKVIRILLLFKQGNRELKRLVHPNAVYSIKLGNRALPERILEAVWGFFSAYALVFIISMLAIIATGVDDFSAFASVVATLNNLGPGLGVVADNFATMNPVAKWILIANMLFGRLEVFTLLVLFTPTFWRE
- a CDS encoding IMPACT family protein, which codes for MESWLIPAAPVTVVEEIKKSRFITLLAHTDGVAAAKAFVESVRADHPDARHHCVAWVAGPPDDSQQLGFSDDGEPAGTAGKPMLAQLMGCGVGEITAVVVRYYGGILLGTGGLVKAYGGGVHQALAQLTTQRKTPLTAYTLQCEYGQLAGIEALLAQFSGKVVESEYLASVRLRVALPRAEVAAFSAKLADFSRGSLQLLKIDE
- the pepQ gene encoding Xaa-Pro dipeptidase; protein product: MESLSALYKNHIVTLQERTRDVLARFQMDALLIHSGELVNVFLDDHPYPFKVNPQFKAWVPVTQVPNCWLLVDGVNKPKLWFYLPVDYWHNVEPLPTAFWTEEVDVIALPKADGIGSQLPAARGNIGYIGPVPERALGLGIAADKINPKGVIDYLHYYRAYKTDYELACMREAQKSAVNGHRAAYEAFQSGMSEFDINQAYLTATGHRDTDVPYSNIVALNEHASVLHYTKLDHRAPAEMRSFLLDAGAEYNGYAADLTRTWAAHGDNDFAHLIKDVNDEQLALISTMKAGTRYVDYHIQFHQRIAKLLRKHQLVTDISEEAMVENDLTGPFMPHGIGHPLGLQVHDVAGFMQDDTGTHLAAPSKYPYLRCTRIIEPRMVLTIEPGIYFIESLLAPWREGPFSKHFNWQKIDAMKPFGGIRIEDNVVVHENSIENMTRDLKLA
- the fadB gene encoding fatty acid oxidation complex subunit alpha FadB, with translation MLYKGDTLYLDWLEDGIAELVFDAPGSVNKLDTATVASLGHALDVLEKQNDLKGLLLRSEKAAFIVGADITEFLSLFLVPEEQLSQWLHFANSVFNRLEDLPVPTISAVNGYALGGGCECVLATDYRLATPDLRIGLPETKLGIMPGFGGSVRLPRLLGADSALEIIAAGKDVGADQALKIGLVDGVVAAEKLRDGALAILRQAINGDLDWKAKRQPKLEPLKLSKIEATMSFTIAKGMVAQTAGKHYPAPITAVKTIEAAARLGREEALVLENKSFVPLAHTNEARALVGIFLNDQYVKAKAKKLTKDVETPKHAAVLGAGIMGGGIAYQSAWKGVPVVMKDISDKSLTLGMTEAAKLLNKQLERGKIDGLKLTGVISTIQPTLEYSGFDRVDVVVEAVVENPKVKKAVLAETEAKVRPDTVLASNTSTIPISELASVLQRPENFCGMHFFNPVHRMPLVEVIRGEKTSDKTIAKVVAWASKMGKTPIVVNDCPGFFVNRVLFPYFAGFSQLLRDGADFRKVDKVMEKQFGWPMGPAYLLDVVGIDTAHHAQAVMAAGFPQRMQKDYRDAIDALFDANRFGQKNGLGFWRYKEDSKGKPKKEEDAAVDGLLADVSQPKHDFSDEEIIARMMIPMVNEVVRCLEEGIIASPAEADMALVYGLGFPPFHGGAFRWLDTIGSAKYLDMAQQYQHLGPLYEVPAGLRDKARHNEAYYPQVEPARPVGALKTA